The nucleotide sequence CCGGCCTCGATCTGCCGTTTCCGCACGTCCCCGGAAGCGATATGGCCGGCGTCGTGCAGCAGGTCGGCGAGGACGTAACGCGCGTCTCGCCCGGCGACCGCGTGGCGCTGCTCGCGGGAATCGTCGGGGAGAGTGGCGGAACCGGCGACGGTGCCGACGCGGAGCGTCACGACGACCCGACGTTCGCGCCGGACTTCCGGATCATCGGCGAAAACACCCGCGGCGTCCACTCGGAGTACGCTTCCGTTCCCGCGGAGAACCTCGTTCGGGTCCCCGAGCACGTCCCGTGGGAGGTCGCCGGATCGGCATCGCTGGTGTTTCAGACGGCGTGGCGGATGCTGATCTACCGCGCCGAGGTTCGGGCGGGCGAGCGCGTGCTGGTCCACGGCGCGTCGGGCGGCGTCGGTCACGCGGCGGTGCAGATCGCCGACTACGCCGGCTGCGAGGTGTACGCGACCGCGTCGTCGGCGGAGAAACTCGACTACGCTGCCGACTGTGGCGCGGACCACGGCATCGACTACGAGGTCGAAGACTTCGCGGACGCGATCTACGAGCTGACCGACGGCCGCGGCATCGACGTCGTGGTCGATCACGTCGGCGAAGCCACGTACGGGGACTCGCTGAAGTGTCTCCGAAAGGGAGGCCGATTCGTCACCTGCGGGGCGACCTCGGGACCGAACCCCGGCGCCGCGTTGAACCGGATCTTCTTCAATCAGTTGGAGGTCATCGGTTCGACGATGGCGACGCCCGAGCAGGCCGAGGAGGTCCTCGAACTCGTCTGGGACGGCGTCTTCGAGCCGCGGATCCGGGAGACGCTGCCGATGAGCGAGACGGCGCGCGCCCACGAGATCATCGAGAACCGTGAGGGCTTTGGTAAAGTGGTCGTAATTCCGGATAGTGAGCTCTGACGACACCGGATACGTTCACCGCCCGGGCGACGGCGACGCGAGCGCCGGAGCCGCCATCGACAGCGGCGCGCGCGGTTCGGAGGCGGCCAGCGACGCGGAGGACGCGTCCACCGACGGCTTCGGGGCTCGCGGATGGGTCCTCGTCGGCGTGCTCGTGCTCTGTACGCTGGTTATTCCGGGCGTCATCTACGTCCGACCGGGTGTCCTCTCGGCGATCGGGATCCCGTACATCGTCTCTCTCCTCGTGCTCCCGCTGCTCCCGGCGGCCGCACTGGGTCTCACCGCGGTCTGGGCGATGACCGTGGCGACGCACGGCGAGGAGTGAGCGAGTGGTGTTCGGATTTCGCCCCGCGATTCGATCCCACTAATTGCGCTTCGATTTGAACCTTGCCGGAAAGACTTATCACCGACAATGTGTGAGATTATCTCGCACAGATGTTCGAAACGTTCTCCACGGGCTACTACCTCGGACGGCTCTACGTCGAACCGGCCGATCGGGACGTCCCCGCGATTCAGCAGGCGGACCACGAGCGCGTCAACGCGCGCCTCTACGGCGACGAGGGACTCTTCCGTACCGACGCGCCGCTCGTGATGAAACTCGACACCGGCCACATCCCGGTTCTCGGCGACGACGGCGTCCCCTCGGGTACGCTCGCAGTCCCCGAATCTGCCACCGACGACGACCTCCCCGCCGAGCGCGACGTGTTGTTGGCGAAGTCCGACCGCGCCGCGGAGCTCCTCCGGTACTCGGGCTATCGCTTCGGTGACGACGACGCTGTGGCGTGATCCGTCCACACCGTGGCGGGAATCACCTCGTGGGCGTCCGACAACGGCTAGCGGTCACTCACTCGCGTCGGCGCTCACGAGCTCGTCGTAGCGCGCGCCGGTCTGCTTCAGCGTCTCCGTGGAGTAGAGCCGCTCGTGCTCGAACGGGAGGTACTCGTCGGCGATCTCGTCGATCTTCGCGTCGACGGCGTCGCCCTCGCGGCCGTGGATCATCGTGAAGAGGTTGTACGGCCACTCCTGCTCGGGGCGTCGCGGGCGGTGATAACACAGCGTGACGTAGGGGAGTTCGCCGGCCGTCCGGCCGCGCTCATCGAGCTCGTCGTCGGGGACGTCCCAGACGACCATACAGTTCGCGTCGAAGCCGGTCACGACGTGGT is from Halobellus sp. LT62 and encodes:
- a CDS encoding DUF5802 family protein translates to MFETFSTGYYLGRLYVEPADRDVPAIQQADHERVNARLYGDEGLFRTDAPLVMKLDTGHIPVLGDDGVPSGTLAVPESATDDDLPAERDVLLAKSDRAAELLRYSGYRFGDDDAVA
- a CDS encoding zinc-binding dehydrogenase, producing MKAVQFRAHGGRDVIEYSDFPDPEVARHEALVDVKAGALNHLDVWTRRGLPGLDLPFPHVPGSDMAGVVQQVGEDVTRVSPGDRVALLAGIVGESGGTGDGADAERHDDPTFAPDFRIIGENTRGVHSEYASVPAENLVRVPEHVPWEVAGSASLVFQTAWRMLIYRAEVRAGERVLVHGASGGVGHAAVQIADYAGCEVYATASSAEKLDYAADCGADHGIDYEVEDFADAIYELTDGRGIDVVVDHVGEATYGDSLKCLRKGGRFVTCGATSGPNPGAALNRIFFNQLEVIGSTMATPEQAEEVLELVWDGVFEPRIRETLPMSETARAHEIIENREGFGKVVVIPDSEL